The DNA segment ATTTGTACGCCGAGCGGACCGCGTATTGAGCCTGCTGAAATCTGCCGGAACGGCGAGAATAAGGTGCGAACCAAAAGATCAATCGAAAAATAATCATAGGTGCTGGCAATTCGTTCTCGCAACAAAAGAAGCTGCTGCTTCCACCCAGCCCCATACCACCATGTGAGAAAGCTCACCATAAGCATATCCTCATTGTACCGTAATCTGGTAGCTTAGGCTATAATGAACCTATGTCTACTCCACTTGTCACCTTCCTGGGAAAAGGAGTCCAGCGACTTGCTCGCCTTCGGGGGGGTGGTTCAGCGCTACCTGGACTTTTCATGGAAAAGATTGATCCGACGTTCATTCGCCGAACCCTCGCCCAACTACCGATGGGTGTTGTGCTCGTGAGCGGCACAAACGGAAAAACGACAACGACAAAAATGGTGGTGGAGCTCCTCGAAAGTCAAGGTCTGCGCGTGTTTACCAACCGTACAGGCAGTAATTTCATGAGGGGCGTCGCAGCCGCTCTCCTGCCCGAAGTAGATCATCGAGGAAGATTATCCGCCGATATTGCCGTGCTAGAACTCGACGAAGCACACGCTGTTCGATTTGTTGACTCAATCGCACCAGAATACTGCCTGCTGTTGAATGTGATGCGAGACCAACTTGACCGTTTCGGCGAAATTGATAGCACCGCACAATTACTAAAGCAGATTGCTCAAAGAACGACTCACGGTATTGTGCTCAACCGTGATGATCCTCGTCTCGCTAGTGAGACGTTCAGAAAAGACCTTGTCGTCCCCATCACAACCTATGGGGTAAGCCCGTCGCTGTCACACCTTTTTCCTTCTGATGATGCATTACGCCAAGATTCTACTCATGCTGGTTCCCATCTCCAGTTAGATGATACCTGTCTCTTGAAAGTCGACAAGCAAATAGCGACAATTGCCTATGCGAAACAAGAGCGGACAGTCACACTCAAACTAAAAGGAATCTACAACGTCCTGAACTCAGTTGCCGCTATCGCGCTTGTACGGAGCGTAATGGGTATATCGCTGAATGAAAAAGCGATGTTAAGCTCGTTGGAGCACGTCCTGCCAGCGTTTGGACGTGGCGAAAGTGTCTTTGTAGACGGAACAGAGTGCGAGTTGGTACTCGTAAAGAACCCCGGAGGGTTTCGGCTAAGCCTTTCGTCATTTGATCCAAATGGCTACAAGACTATGATCGCCGTAAACGATAATTACGCGGACGGACGCGATATGAGCTGGCTATGGGACGTTGACTTTGATAGCCTCAGGCAGCATGGAGTCGCGATGGTCAGTGGTATCCGCGCCTACGACATGGCGCTTCGGCTCCAATACGATGAGGTAGAGCCGTCGCGGGTTGAACCAAATCTTGCGCTCGCGCTCGACGCATTTCTCGCAAATCACAAAACCTTACCAAAACGCATTTACTGCACCTATACAGCGATGCTCTCGCTCCGAAAAGAACTGGCAAAACATACTGCCGTGGAGAAGGTTCTATGAGTAAAGGCACGCTTGTAATCGTCCAACTTTACCCAAAAAACATGAACATATACGGGGACTGGGGAAACACACTTACCCTTAAGCGTCGAATTGAATGGCATGGCTACGATGCTAAACTTGTCGCCTATAACCCCGGTGACACATTTCCCGAAGAAGTTGACGTCATCGTTGGTGGTGGTGGGCAAGATAGCGGACAAGCTGCAATCGGCGATGATCTGAGATCAGTTGGGCCAGAGCTGATTCGGCTCGCAGATGATAACGTACCCATGCTTATGATATGCGGCCTCTACCAACTTTTTGGGCATTTTTTCAAAACGCGTGAAGGAGTGATCATCAAGGGCATAGGACTACTCGATATCGAGACGGTAGGTGGAGACGAACGAATGATTGGTAATATCATCACTTCGAGTGACGAGTTTGGCGACATCGTTGGGTATGAAAACCATAGCGGAAAAACCACACTAGGTCCTTTGGCTCAACCGCTCGGTACTGTTCGTAAAGGTGCTGGCAACAACGGACAGGATGCACTTGAAGGTGCGCGCTATAAGAATGTTATCGGTACGTATTTACACGGTTCGCTGCTGCCAAAGAACCCCGCTGTCGCTGATTGGCTCATCGAGCAAGCTGCCTGCCGCAGGTTTGGCTTGTTTTCTCCATCTGTCATTGATGACCGTTTTGCATCTGAGGCACGACGCATTGCAATCAACCGCCCACGATAGTGTTTGCTCCATTTTCAGCCAAATCTGTTTGGTTATAGCACCTTTGTTATAATGATGAGATGGCTAATTCAGTATCACAGAAGTCTGGGAGGTTAGTCGCACTCGACTACATGCGTGGCTACTTCGTCATCGTCATTATCCTCGATCACCTGTGGCGCTATCCAAGCGCGTTTTCATTGGTGACCGGCGAAGCATCGCTTTGGGTAACTGCTGCAGAAGGATTTGTTATTATCAGTGGATTTCTCATCGGGTATATTCGTGGGTTCAAGGGGTTGAAACTTTCATTCCTTACCGTTGCATTAAAGCTTATTTCAAGGGCTGCAGTTCTCTACCTCTCTATGATTGCTGCCAGTCTACTGTATATCTATATCGAGTGGTCCGACAAGGTACCGTCTATGCCCTACACCCCCATTGGCACTGAGACAAAACGGAACTGGAATATTGTCTTAGAACAGACAATCAATCTCTCCCACCCCCACACTTGGGTTCATTTCTTAGCACTGTATACAATATTTCTGCTTGCCTCAGTTATCATGGTCGGATTGCTGCGTCGTCGCATGCCATGGCTTGTTGGTGGACTAACGATTTTACTCTACATTTTTGGTCAGATAACAGAAATTGAGTGGTTAAAATGGCAAATTATATTCTTTGTACCAAGCATTGCTGGATTTTATTTTGAGTCAATAAAAAAGTGGTGGAAAACATTATTGAGCGAACAAAAACAAACGTGGAATATTTTACTCTATGTTGCGGGATGTTCTACACTCGTGACATCAATCGCTTTTATAAACTTTCATTCACTCCTGCCAACATCAATAAGCGAGCCGATAGCACAGCTCTTTGCCATTGAATCTTTTTCACCTGCTCGTGTTATCCTAGCATTACTTTGGTTTGTTATGTTCGCAATGCTGTTTTCGCGTTTTAGCGCAGCTATTCCTCGTTCGACACACGGCGTGCTAGCGTACATAGGCACCCATTCTCTCAGCGCCTACCTCGTTCACGGATTGATTATTTGTGCTATCAACTTCTTCCTGCCACCATCTAGTGGTATTCTCGCAAATACTCTCTATGGTATTATCGCGGTCGCTGCCGTCACCTTATTCATCCGACTTCCCGTCATGCGGTCGCTTCTGCCACGCTAAGGCTCAAGTTGTATCTTGGCGGCACGAAGTCCTGATTTGTCGTTAGGAAGAGCGGGTGCGTGTAACTCCTCGATCACTCTCCATTTACCGCTGACGGGTAGGTCGGGTTTTCCGTAGACGCTCCAGTCGCTTAGCCACCAGATAACACCTCCGTGTTCCTGGGCAAATGTTGCGACATTTTGGAGCTTGCGATAGTCGCTGGCACGCATCATGTCAAACGAGCCCCAAGGAACCTTGTCGACTTCTTGATAATACATAGGATGCTCCTCTGTTTGATAGTAGTGGGCTTCATAATATCGAAATCCAGAGACTACAACTGGTGCGCTACCCGCCTTTGATTGTGCCTCCTGAATAGTCCACCTCAGCTGTAGCAGATCGCCATTGTTCTTGTTATAATTTCCCGTCTGATACACACTGACAATGCCAAATATCATCGCACCCATGGTCAACACAGACACGATAACTGTTTGCTTCAACGCAATCTTGGATTGTAACAATACTCCTAGCGTTACGCCTATTAGCGCCGACCAGTAAAGAATTGCGACTAGTAGGTATCGTTCAACATATGAAGGACGTAGCGGTGGAAGTGAGAGTAAAAGAAGCATGATCGTTGGAACAAATGCCAAGGAGGCAATCAACCAAAAAAGTTGTTTTTGATACGGGCTAAGCACCCGGTAGGCTTTCGGTGTGAGCCAGCAGAGACCGGCTGCGATCAGGATGGCGACAGCAGCAAGAAGCGGCGTCATCTCCCACGTCTCACGGTAATACAACAGATTTGTATAAAGATTTACGGGGGACAGTAGCGTGATAGGCTTTATCCAAAAACCGCCGCCTTGTATCCCGAACATCTGATGAAGCATGGTGGGAAGCCATGGCAAAAAGAGCACGATTGCTAATGCATGCGCCCATAACCATTCTTTGGAGAAAAACCGCCGCACTCTGTCTTTATGCGACTCGCTCCGTATAATGTTACTGCGCCAGATCCAGTGGGCAATCCACGCAAGTGCCGTGTAATAGTGGGTCCACATGCCCAACGAAACGAGAACTCCGTAATACACCCACCGTTTCTTTGTCGGTTTTTTAAGTTGAAGAGCGAGCGCGTAGGTAGCAGAAGCAACAATTGCCATAACCATTCCGTACATGCGCGCTTCCTCGCTATAGCGAATCAACATCGGGGAAAGGCTGGCGACAACGATTGCAGAACCGGCAACCCATCGACTAAATCCCTGGCGTACAAGCAAATAGACAAACACAAGCGCAATACCAATGCACACGAGACTAAAACTCCTGAGTCCTATTTCGGACGTACCAAACACTGTGGTCCAGGCCTTGAGGAGCCAGTAGTAAAGGGGTGGATGCACATCTGTCGCTGTAAACTGCGCAACTTCACTGTAGCTGTATCGAATTAAATAGGCGCTAAACGCCTCATCAAACCATATTGACCAGCGCGTGATATTACCAAGCGCAAGTACCGAAAATCCCGCGAGAATACTTCCTAAAAGCCACCAGTCTCTCTTGGTAAATGATTCGCTATTTCGTGCTGTACGACGAGAAAGAAATGCTTTTAGTTGTTTCATAGTACGTATTCTAGTGATATTATCCGATATATTCAACTAACTCCTAGGAAATCCTCACTTTTTCCGCTATAATACCTGTACACATCGGGGTGTGGCGCAGTTGATAGCGCGCTCGGTTTGGGACCGAGAGGTCGAAGGTTTGAGTCCTTTCACCCCGACCACAAGTAGTTGAGTTCGTCCTTTGGACGTGCTTTTTTTATCTGCTATCATACATGCTATGGGGACAACCGAAAAACGACCCGTATATGCCAATGCGTTCGGCGCCTTTGGGTACGTATTTCTCGTATTTTCTTGGCTATGGTCGACGCTCATCGTTGGATATTCATCGCTATCGACACAAAATATCACCTGGCTCATCCCCAAGAATGCCGATCAGCCTATAGGTACCTCTGAGCCTTCGTCCCTGGTATCCGGCCCAGTCGCCATAACAATCGGTCTTGTCGTTACGATTTTTATCGTACTAACTACTCTCTATGTATTTATCGCTCTCCCAAAATCTATCGGGAAAAGAGGCTCGACGGTCACCCGCAAAGCTGCTTCGCTCATTGTTCCGATCGTAACCCACCATCAGCCACTGCCGGAAACGCGCCGTGTCTTTCTTACCTCACGCATTATCATGGTGCTCAAATCAATTGCGTGTCTCTTACCGGTAACCACGTTACTTGTATTTCCAAACACAACGACATTGTCTTATGAGGTCGTGCTCATATGCTCATTATTTTTTAGTCTTTTTACAGTAGCTCTCTTTACTGTCCAATACGCTCTCGCGCGCCTATTACATATTCCTCGTGAACTCTTATGGTAGAAGACTAGTAACCATACTGCATCTGCGCTACAATACGCAGTATAAACAGTAAAAATAAATACTATGAATAATAAACAATTTACTCGACAGCTCATAGGCCTTACGGCTGTTTCTGTTGCTATCATGAGTGGACTGGTTATTCATTTTCAACTGTTCCCGGGAATACAATCAAAATACCCCCTTGTCCCTACAAAACCGATCGACAAAAGCCAATCTATTGGTGGACAGCCAGAGAAAAGGGTAACGCAGCACATACCCCCCGCACCATCCGCAGCCGCACCAGAGACTACTCCCCAATCTCAATCAAAAACAATACTCCCGTCAGGTGATGTCTCACCTCGACAGACGGCGATTGCTGCTACCGTTACCCATGAATACACCTATCACGCGCTTGCGTCTCCGAATGACCCTTATTACCCATCATCGTGGGCATTGCAACATACGGGAGCAACTGGTGCTTGGGCAATTTCGACCGGCACGCCTATGGTTATTGCTATCATCGATACGGGATTTGCACTTTCTCATGAAGACCTCCAGACTCAGTGGTATCAAAATCAAGGTGAAAATGGCTTTACACAGTCTGGGGACCGTTGCTGGACCGGCGTCTCCCAGAATAAATCTACAAATTCCTGCGACGACGATGCGAATGGCTACATTGATGATTGGCGCGGCTGGAATTTCGTAAACAAAAGTAATTTGCCTCAAGCAGGTACCACTAATCCAACAGGCAGTGGTGTATCACATGGAACCGCAGTCGCCGGCATCGCTGGCGCCGCTACCAATAATGGTATCGGGGTAG comes from the Candidatus Saccharimonas aalborgensis genome and includes:
- a CDS encoding glycosyltransferase family 39 protein; translated protein: MKQLKAFLSRRTARNSESFTKRDWWLLGSILAGFSVLALGNITRWSIWFDEAFSAYLIRYSYSEVAQFTATDVHPPLYYWLLKAWTTVFGTSEIGLRSFSLVCIGIALVFVYLLVRQGFSRWVAGSAIVVASLSPMLIRYSEEARMYGMVMAIVASATYALALQLKKPTKKRWVYYGVLVSLGMWTHYYTALAWIAHWIWRSNIIRSESHKDRVRRFFSKEWLWAHALAIVLFLPWLPTMLHQMFGIQGGGFWIKPITLLSPVNLYTNLLYYRETWEMTPLLAAVAILIAAGLCWLTPKAYRVLSPYQKQLFWLIASLAFVPTIMLLLLSLPPLRPSYVERYLLVAILYWSALIGVTLGVLLQSKIALKQTVIVSVLTMGAMIFGIVSVYQTGNYNKNNGDLLQLRWTIQEAQSKAGSAPVVVSGFRYYEAHYYQTEEHPMYYQEVDKVPWGSFDMMRASDYRKLQNVATFAQEHGGVIWWLSDWSVYGKPDLPVSGKWRVIEELHAPALPNDKSGLRAAKIQLEP
- the opgC gene encoding OpgC domain-containing protein: MANSVSQKSGRLVALDYMRGYFVIVIILDHLWRYPSAFSLVTGEASLWVTAAEGFVIISGFLIGYIRGFKGLKLSFLTVALKLISRAAVLYLSMIAASLLYIYIEWSDKVPSMPYTPIGTETKRNWNIVLEQTINLSHPHTWVHFLALYTIFLLASVIMVGLLRRRMPWLVGGLTILLYIFGQITEIEWLKWQIIFFVPSIAGFYFESIKKWWKTLLSEQKQTWNILLYVAGCSTLVTSIAFINFHSLLPTSISEPIAQLFAIESFSPARVILALLWFVMFAMLFSRFSAAIPRSTHGVLAYIGTHSLSAYLVHGLIICAINFFLPPSSGILANTLYGIIAVAAVTLFIRLPVMRSLLPR
- a CDS encoding Mur ligase family protein, which translates into the protein MSTPLVTFLGKGVQRLARLRGGGSALPGLFMEKIDPTFIRRTLAQLPMGVVLVSGTNGKTTTTKMVVELLESQGLRVFTNRTGSNFMRGVAAALLPEVDHRGRLSADIAVLELDEAHAVRFVDSIAPEYCLLLNVMRDQLDRFGEIDSTAQLLKQIAQRTTHGIVLNRDDPRLASETFRKDLVVPITTYGVSPSLSHLFPSDDALRQDSTHAGSHLQLDDTCLLKVDKQIATIAYAKQERTVTLKLKGIYNVLNSVAAIALVRSVMGISLNEKAMLSSLEHVLPAFGRGESVFVDGTECELVLVKNPGGFRLSLSSFDPNGYKTMIAVNDNYADGRDMSWLWDVDFDSLRQHGVAMVSGIRAYDMALRLQYDEVEPSRVEPNLALALDAFLANHKTLPKRIYCTYTAMLSLRKELAKHTAVEKVL
- a CDS encoding type 1 glutamine amidotransferase: MSKGTLVIVQLYPKNMNIYGDWGNTLTLKRRIEWHGYDAKLVAYNPGDTFPEEVDVIVGGGGQDSGQAAIGDDLRSVGPELIRLADDNVPMLMICGLYQLFGHFFKTREGVIIKGIGLLDIETVGGDERMIGNIITSSDEFGDIVGYENHSGKTTLGPLAQPLGTVRKGAGNNGQDALEGARYKNVIGTYLHGSLLPKNPAVADWLIEQAACRRFGLFSPSVIDDRFASEARRIAINRPR